From one Zhongshania sp. R06B22 genomic stretch:
- a CDS encoding FIST signal transduction protein, translating to MFKIVVSHSNDPDTRSATEDLLLQCDKQLDGQMPTAGLLFAAIDFDHQSLLNDIMDAWPDLQLIGCTTDGEVSSVLAFQQDSVTLMLFCADNSIQISAGIGSDASSDAAASARSAITQATQALTKPVRLCITVPESLGVNSKAILDGLADALPNGVPVVGGLAADRWQFDTTYQFHGRSLYSSAVPVLLFAGALRCAHGVASGWQPIGNPGIVTRSKANTVYEIDGEPALSYYREYLGKHEPSSNYPLAVFTEDDQFYLRAPSGEFDTETGSVNFFAEVPVGAKVQMSESNRDDILAASRESMLQAVAAYGPGEPVAALYFSCASRRQLLGTRTHEEFEQARDSIGISVPSCGFYTNGEISPMELGAATHFHNETFISLLIGSE from the coding sequence ATGTTTAAAATTGTAGTCAGTCACAGCAATGACCCGGACACACGCTCAGCTACCGAAGACCTTCTCCTTCAGTGCGATAAACAGCTTGATGGGCAGATGCCAACGGCGGGGCTGCTATTTGCAGCTATTGATTTTGATCATCAATCACTGCTAAACGACATTATGGATGCATGGCCTGACCTGCAACTGATTGGCTGCACCACCGATGGTGAGGTTTCCTCGGTACTTGCGTTCCAGCAAGATTCCGTCACGCTGATGCTGTTCTGCGCTGACAACTCGATTCAAATCAGTGCAGGTATCGGCAGCGACGCATCGAGTGACGCGGCGGCAAGCGCCAGATCGGCTATCACACAGGCGACACAAGCTTTGACCAAGCCCGTGCGCTTATGCATTACGGTGCCTGAAAGCCTAGGGGTCAACAGTAAGGCCATTCTCGACGGTCTAGCAGATGCACTGCCCAATGGCGTACCTGTGGTGGGAGGCTTGGCCGCAGACCGATGGCAATTCGACACCACCTACCAATTTCACGGTCGATCTTTGTATTCTAGTGCAGTGCCGGTGTTACTGTTTGCTGGCGCCTTGCGTTGCGCCCATGGGGTTGCCAGCGGCTGGCAGCCAATAGGTAATCCGGGTATCGTGACGCGCTCGAAAGCTAACACAGTTTACGAAATAGATGGTGAGCCGGCACTGTCTTATTATCGAGAGTATCTCGGCAAACACGAACCGTCATCCAACTACCCGCTTGCAGTCTTCACTGAAGACGACCAGTTTTACTTGCGTGCTCCCAGCGGTGAATTTGATACAGAAACAGGTAGCGTTAATTTTTTCGCTGAAGTACCAGTGGGTGCTAAGGTTCAGATGAGCGAGTCAAATAGGGATGATATTCTGGCGGCCAGCCGCGAATCGATGCTACAAGCTGTCGCTGCTTATGGCCCCGGCGAGCCTGTCGCGGCGCTGTACTTTTCTTGTGCAAGTCGGCGTCAGCTATTGGGAACCCGCACACACGAAGAATTCGAACAAGCACGCGACAGCATTGGTATCAGCGTACCGAGTTGCGGCTTTTACACCAACGGCGAAATTAGTCCCATGGAACTTGGCGCAGCTACCCATTTTCACAATGAAACGTTTATTTCGCTATTGATCGGTTCCGAATAA
- a CDS encoding sensor histidine kinase, whose amino-acid sequence MSTETEKQLRILRKQLERSEADRAELEINKEKGDALLHNVIIELRESKQDLESKSTLLEQALKELHSAQDVLIQSEKMSALGQLVAGVAHEVNTPIGVGVTAASHMQSATQSLLDKVEENTLTHSFASTSVLHIQECADIVLRNLLRAADLINNFKQVAVDCSFQSNRVFNINEYLNSVIISVKSLLDKRDVTVSIDGPLELSIYSDPGSFAQVITNFVTNSLAHGFVSNKPGHIHIDFEAQGDCLCLRYRDDGAGISATHIKQIYEPFFTTRRGEGGSGLGLNIVFNIIVNKLKGSIHCDSELGEGCCFTVILPGLQTA is encoded by the coding sequence ATGTCAACCGAAACAGAAAAGCAACTTCGCATTCTGCGCAAGCAGCTCGAGCGCTCAGAAGCCGACCGTGCAGAATTAGAAATTAACAAAGAAAAAGGCGACGCATTACTGCATAACGTGATTATTGAGCTGCGCGAATCCAAGCAAGACCTAGAATCAAAAAGCACACTGCTGGAACAGGCGCTAAAGGAACTGCACTCAGCCCAAGATGTGCTGATTCAATCGGAAAAGATGTCAGCCCTAGGTCAACTGGTGGCGGGTGTGGCACACGAGGTCAATACACCCATCGGCGTTGGTGTGACCGCCGCGTCACATATGCAAAGCGCGACACAATCATTGCTAGACAAGGTAGAGGAAAATACGCTCACGCACAGCTTTGCTAGTACTTCAGTGTTACACATTCAGGAATGCGCGGATATCGTTTTACGCAATCTGCTGCGTGCTGCGGACCTTATCAACAACTTTAAGCAGGTTGCAGTTGACTGTTCGTTTCAGAGCAATCGCGTCTTCAATATAAATGAGTATCTCAATAGCGTAATAATCTCAGTGAAATCGTTGCTCGATAAACGTGATGTCACTGTGTCGATTGATGGCCCACTAGAACTTTCCATATATAGCGATCCCGGATCATTTGCTCAAGTCATCACCAACTTCGTTACTAATTCCCTCGCCCATGGCTTTGTCTCTAACAAGCCGGGACATATCCACATCGACTTTGAAGCGCAAGGCGACTGCTTGTGCTTGCGCTACCGAGACGACGGTGCGGGTATTAGCGCTACGCATATTAAACAGATATACGAACCATTTTTTACGACTCGGCGTGGAGAGGGCGGGAGTGGTCTAGGCCTGAATATTGTATTCAATATAATAGTAAATAAACTCAAAGGTAGTATCCATTGCGACAGCGAGCTCGGCGAAGGTTGCTGCTTTACGGTGATACTTCCAGGCCTGCAAACAGCATAG